aggaaaagTCCATCAGTCCTAGGTTGTCCACATTTCCTCCACATCCTGCCCACAGCAGCTAGAAAGATTCCACTCAGGCCCAACCAGGAGCAGTACAAGTCTCGGCaatcaggaggaagctgcatggCACCCACTCCTAACTACCCAGACAGCAGGTTTCCAGTGAGGGGCAGATCCAGTCTATTTCAGAGGTCTCAAGTCTCCTCACCCTCTTAGCTCCCATACCACCAACAGCACAGGTCCAACAGGGGAAGCAGGATGGCATTTCTTGGCTAGAATGCAGATGGGCACTGAAGGGAGAGGAAACCTCAGGCTGCTGTAAATCAGCCAGAGTCTGGAGACCTGGACTGGGCAGATCAGAGGGCGGCTGCTCTTCCCATTAGCATAGGGATGTGTCCCACAAGGGCTGCAGCCCTTAGCATCCCATGTGGCCCAGCACCTGAGTGCATAATGAATACTGGGTTAGAACTTCTTTACACTGATAACATTTGCTAAAAGTTTCCACTGGATGATTAGGAAacagttttctcttctccccccctcaGAAAATACAGAGCACACTGGTATCCATACCAGGCAGGTGGGCCAGGGAAACAAGAGAAAAACAAGGTGATAGGAGAACAAGGCTGAGAAGTTCTGCTCTGAGGAGGTGTCGGCCCAACCCAAGGAAACAGGCTTGGCTCAGAGTAGCCCTTTCTAAAACCCACTTCTAAAGAGCTTAACGGTCACCTCCGGACCAGCTACCAGCTGGATCTAAGACATTTCAGTGTCAGGAGGAGAGGACTGTCATTTTGCCCAGCCTGCTGGGtgggctggctctggctgcagagcagggagtGCATATACATTTGCAGAGATTCCATTCCTCCTGGGAAGGCAACTTCTTTGCAAGAGAAGGGCCCCCCAGCCAAAAGACTTGACATGCACAAAAACAAagcagagctggtgggggagggcggctgATTCTCAGTCTGAATGGGTGAAGATCACTGCATGGCACTGTCTAGATCTCCCCTCCTCACTGGAATTTTCCccacaaaactggccccagcccaTGCTGGTCGGTCACTGCCCTCTTTCTCAGGCAGGGGCTCTACCTGCCTCACAGCACTCAATTAGACACACAGCGATGgctgcacagccccccccccccccaaggctctCTCCCTTTGAGTCATTAGCTTCCTGGGCTTGGCTCCACCCCACATGGGACAGGGTTACAGAGTGCAAGCTGTATCTGCAGCACACATTCTGTATTAAAAACAGGCTTCTCGGGGCTTCCTGAAGAGGGGGTTGCCAAGACTGTCCTTTATCTAGGATGCTAGCAGTGCCAGGCAGACGCCTCTGACAAGATAGGACACTATTCCCACCCCACTTAGATAGCAGCTGGCATGGTAATAGCAAGGGGATAGTTATCCTCTACAGTTAGACATTGACTTGTCTTTAGGTGACATCTGGAGAACTAATTCTTCCAGCAGATTTAAGTTACTTTAAGAGGCCAACTTTGTGCTGTAAGACCCCATCAGTTCCTGTCTCCGTAGTAACCTCCTAGTTAACTGCTACCcgcactgccagcagcaggagaCAACACCCCAGCTTTAGTTCAAGACGTCCTCTGCCAACTCCCAGTTTCAAAGTGGGCACATGAacagtggggatgggggtgcagagcCAAGGGGGCACAGCCTCCGCCAGGGGAAGAAGGAGCTTGTTGACAATTGCTGGAAGGAGGCCAGGCATTTACCCACAGTGTATGCTTTGCTCCTATTTGCTCAGTCCTAGCTGATCCCACTTGCAGAGCCGATGGGACAGCACTATTGCAATGTCCTGCTAGCACTCAGGTGCCCCTCCTGTGGCTATGGGGTCTTTTTGCACACTAATTCAGTATATGGGGAGGTCAATGTCTGGCAAGCTCCACATAGGGAGACAAGTGTCCTGCACAAGTCTTGTGCAAACAAAGCAAGCATTTCACTATTGACAGTCACGCTGCAGCTTCCACAGAGACTTCAATACCAAACTCCTGGCACGGACCAAGCAAGGCTGCCCATCAGCGCACCCCCTCCATACCTCTCATGGCCTGCAGTCTCTATAAACACAAGTGGGGCAGCAGCTAATTTTCTTCAAAAGCAGCGATCTGTGAACAAGTCTCATTCCTAAACAGCCTGAGGGAGGTTAACTCAGGTTCCAATAGTGACAGTGTGAGGGAATGGAGGTGGCTCATGCTTCCCTCTAGGGCTCCAACGACAGGAATAACTCTGTACATCTCCCCCACTCCTATCCTGGTGAGCTCTAGCTCAGACTCAAGGCAGAAGGATCTACACAgtatattatatacatatatttcaCTATGAAACAGCAATTTCAATCCCTGTCTTCTACTTTAGAGCATCGTGAATCAGATGCTTCTTTTTAAGTCATGGGGTGATGACTCTCTCTGGGCATCTCAGCAGCAGTTTCCTTCCTGTGAGTGGGCAGGAGTGTTACCAGCAGCAACACAGACTCATCAGCAGGAGCATGGGAGCCCAAGAGAAATGTGCCCCATTTCCATCTGCCCTTGGACTGAGAGGACATGGCGGGcccactccagccctggcccTCTGATGTATTGTGGGCTCTAACATGGTTGGTCAGTGCATGTTGATTGCCTTATCGTGCATCCCTGTCATTAGCTATGCTATGGCAAAGCAGATGACTACATCCTTGTCCATCTCATGTACAACTATGTGCATCTATGTGAGTACTGGCCAAAAgcaaggagagagggaggggaggtgtAAAACACAGAGCTGTAATGGGAAGGGCCACTTGCCTACAGCACAGTGTCACCCCTTATAAGACAGCAATGACTGTCAATCCACACAGGATTCCTTGGGACTCTGGGCCAAGAAGATGGCAAATCGGGGCTGCAGCAAGTCAAGCATATGGTCTGCCAAATCTCAGTCAATCCACAGCTGAGTGGTCAATTTTAAGAGGCTGGGTTGTTGATAGGAAGCCCGCATCACTGGAATCAGTGCAGAGCCAGATGATTCAGGAGATAAAGGGAAGAATTATCCTATCAAAGACAAGAGAACAGCTGTCTGAAAACCATGGAAAGGACAGGACAGACATTGTGCTTTACAGAACAAAGTGGGAGCCCCTGtgctgaagagcttacagtctaagacgCTGGGGCTTTGCACATTTGAACCACTGGGAGGAGAATGGGGAGTCTGCTATTCTGATTTCCAGACCCTGCAGAACTggaggggggacggggggggcacACAGGCTCAAATGCTCAGGGCCCAGCTGAGCTGCCCTAAATGCTCAAGGAAAGGGGTCACCTGCAGCAGCGGGAGATTGCTTTTAACAACATTCACTGGGCTCAAATAAATACATCAAGTTAAttctcggggggagggggaggggaatcaaGGCCTGAAGTCAATACGCATTCTGCCATCAACTGTAGCAGACTGTAGCAGGAGCGAAGTCAATAACAAAAGAGGCAAGATTATTAAATAGTTGCCAGTGTACAGCCCTTCACAGAGGGATCCCGGGGTGCAGCGCTCTCAGAAGCTGGGCTCTAGCTGTTTCCAAGAGGCTGAATTGTACATTGAGGCACACAGTCTATGTTGCAGTGACCCTTGCTTTAGGCATCTTGCCTCATGTGCCCCAGGCGCTACGGTGGATCTGTTATGCCAGTGGCTTGTTGCACTGCAGGGCTCCAGAGAGAAGGTAAACCCCATTCTCAGCTGCCTACCTCTCGCTTTGCCGACACCCTCTGACTAGGTCACGTTGTCCGGCTGTATTCAATGCCGCTCTTTGCGGAAATGCCAGACCATGGCAGCAGGCTGCGGAGGAGACTCTGGGCTTGGCGGTATATCCGGTGAGGAATGGAACATGGGCTCAGGCTGGCGAGCGTTGAGCCAATATGCTGTAGGTAGTCAGTGAGCCTCAGTTAAGGACAACAGGGATATTTACAGTGAAATGTAAGAAAACCTAAAACACACTGTATTGACAGCAGCTTGTAGGACAGTAGTAGGAAATGAGCGCTAGGCCAGGCAAAGCAGCACTGGCCAGGTAACTGCTCAGGTACAAATAAGCAAGTCTGTACTGCACAGTAAGAGTAAGACACTTTGGGAACACTCCTTACAATATGCCCAGGAAATGCTTTAGCTGAATAATCACTTTCATTCCACAGCACTCCAGCTGTTAGAGCCATGGCCCATCTGGCAACAGACATTTTGATTGCTCAGTTACAACTAAACATtaccatcagggctttggagcggagcccggagcgcGGAGCTgaaggtttttgcctggagctcgagcggagccggagcacagctccaaagccctggttatCATTAAGGAGTTAGGGAAAAGGGACTGCTTTACGCTCCCCCCAGACTGACTGACCCTGAAGCATATCCTATAATTTAGTTTGTCATCTGTGTTCTGTACCCACCCTGCCTCCCTGAGGAGTGTGAGAATCCCTAGAGCTGTTCAGAAGAGTGGAGTAAGATACCTTACTGAATAGCATGCTTCCAGCTGCATTTGGAGCCTAACACACCATTAGCATTGGGAAGGTTCCATCTGCATGATCTACAATAGTTAGCAAGTTTCTGATATACCCAACAAAGGGCAGACCCTACCTGTCTTCTCTGGACAGGAAGAGAACAGCTCACTAGCCCTTCATTTCTGAGACCTGACTTCAAGTCCCCAATCCAGTAGTGAAACCATTTGGAAGGCACCTGGTGGAAGCCACCACACAATGGAGCAGTCTCTGCTCAAGTGGAAACCAAGACCAAATCCGAAGATGATGCTGTAGGTTGGGATTAAGGCTTTGGATACTAAGTGTTGCTAGCACGGCTGTGTCAGCTAGGAGCGTACGGGGTGTGAAATCACGCCCTCTAGCCAGCACAGCAATGCTGGCAAACCCCCGAGTGTAGACACCACTATGGTGACTGAAAGGTGCTTCTGttggtatagctataccagctCCCCGAACAACattagctatgctgacagaaCAAGTGTTGGTTTGTACTCcatctccactagggggctctgctggcacagctatgccagcaaagcATATGTAGTATATAGGAGCCCTTAGATACATTGACAGAGCCATGTGGGGAGCCCGGGACTGGAATAGCAAGGGAGGAGCTGTAGGTCTTGCCTCAGGTGCAGTCAGCAGAGCTGTGTTGAGGGAGTTTTGCACAGTGCCCATCCACACCTAGTCCTAGCTAAACAGTTGTATTACCATCAGTCACCCAATGTAGAAAAGATATACATCCCTAACCTCACAAGAGACATGTACTGTTCTACTGAACAGATCCCATAGCACTCCTGAGGAAGTCAGGCATGAACATGTCAGAGACAAATCCAAATCTCCTCTGGAAAGCAAAGAATCCAGTTCAGTGAAGCCTACCCTTAAACTGGAATCAGTCAATTGCAAACAGACTTGCTTTGCAGGGTTTGTTTTAACCAGACACATGGTATTTGGAATCTCTCGCTCTGCAGCTAATCAAATCCAGGGTAAAGGATATAAGATTGTCCAAGGAGGATGTCCACCATTGATGTATAGAACGTAGGTGAAGCCATCTTTGAGGACCCCTCTGATAGAATAATAATAGGGCAGGTAGTGGTGCTGTCTAAAGTCTCTATTTTCATAGAAGTTAATTGCCGTGTTGTTGGTGGTGAGGACATGCAAGTAGATGGCTTTACAGTGGTCTTGAGCAGTTGTCGATATATGATCCTTCAAGCTTTCAAGTAAGAGGGAACCTATCGAAGGAAGGAAGAACAGCATTACACAGAGCAGCAGTGCTCTTACTGGGACAGGGTGGAGAGTGCAGCCAAGCCTCTGCACCAGCCATCAGTGCCTCTGAACAAAGCTCCTAGAAtaaattccctgtaagctgcacaaCCGTGCAGCAGGCTGCCAAGGGCcatgcaggcaggcagggagaggcgcCCCTTGCCTGGccagaggagcccctcccccggcccagagctgctgcagcaagAGAGGGCTGCGGggtgtcctctctccccactgcagccccagggcatccagcaccccaaacccctcatccccacccccaccccagagctttccccagccacagcccttactccctgcacctcaaccctcagccccaccctgaaGCCCCCTGcttgcctgccctgtccccagccccgtgTCACTCCAGGAAGGGCTGCGGCCCCTGGGAGAAAGGGGATGGAGGGCTCTGCATGCACTGCCCTTGCTGCCCCTCCAGGTACCtctcccaaagctcccattggccggggttCCCCAttactggccaatgggagctgtggggggcggtgctGGAGGCAAGACCAacgcacatggagccctctgtccATCCCCTCCACCGGAGGACCGCTTCCGAGGGCCACTTCTGAGGGgccggagtttgcccacccctggtttagaacaTGAAAGACAGGCCTTGAAGCCCAGGGACCAAGGAATACCTCAGTCACAACAATGGAACCCCAAATTGGGGAACCAAGAAAGTAGTAAACTTTGGTTAGTGAAAGTTCCAACACTAAAACCCATACAAACAAGGAACTATAACACACAGAGTTCTTATTAAAGCAAGACAAATAGATTCCAACAACCATCATGGGCAGCAAGGAGGAActgaggggggctggggcagctccccCCTTTATATCTGCATGCAGTAGCGAGTGAAAGCAGAGGAAGCTTGAGCTGTCCCAACAGATACCACTGAGGAAAAATTTTCCACCAGCTGTGCACACTCCCCAAGAGTGGAATACACATGTGCAAATCACTTGAAGAAAAGCTTT
The nucleotide sequence above comes from Mauremys reevesii isolate NIE-2019 linkage group 10, ASM1616193v1, whole genome shotgun sequence. Encoded proteins:
- the NAA60 gene encoding N-alpha-acetyltransferase 60 codes for the protein MTEEVPPTAVSDINLRLLCHDDIDVVKQLCGDWFPIEYPDSWYQDITSNKKFFSLGATYRGTIVGMIVAEIKSRTKVHKEDGDILASNFPVDTQVAYILSLGVVKEFRKHGIGSLLLESLKDHISTTAQDHCKAIYLHVLTTNNTAINFYENRDFRQHHYLPYYYSIRGVLKDGFTYVLYINGGHPPWTIFDYLQHIGSTLASLSPCSIPHRIYRQAQSLLRSLLPWSGISAKSGIEYSRTT